AGTACTTCAGTTATGTTAGATTTTGCAATTGAATTAGCAAAATTATTTCCATTAATTCCGAGTGACACAAGTAAAGCTGAGCGAGGTTATCGATTAATAAACTCAGATAATTATCAACTTGGGGTAGCTAAACAGATAGTTTCCAATAATCCATACGAAAACATACAATATTACTTAGCAATGTCACAGAGATTGTTAGAGAGTTATATATGGCAACCTTCAAAAACTAAACTGGTTTCATGGTTAGAGCATTTGCAGCAATTAAATAGTGTATTAAACCAGCTATATATTGAACCTTTAGTTGCTCAGTTAAATATTATTCTAGATGACTGGAAACCAATAATTACTGGTAATGATGAGCAGTTAATGGAAAAAACTAAACAAGAGTTAAATAAAACAAGATGGGGGGTATTTTCATTATCTACTTCTCATTGGTTGTTAAACCATTCTTAAAAAGTTATTATTCTGTTTTAATAAAACCACGCATTATGAGCGTGGTTTATTGTTTTTATTGACCGAGAGGTAAGGTAGATGAGTGCATTGGTTGGCGTTATTATGGGGTCTAAATCAGATTGGGCTACCTTGTGCCACACAGTAACCATTTTAGAAGAATTAAAAATTCCTCATGAAGTGAAGGTGATATCTGCACACCGTACACCAGACCTTTTGTTTGAATATGCAGAGCAAGCAGAGCAACGAGGCTTACAAGTTATTATTGCAGGCGCTGGTGGTGCAGCACATTTACCGGGTATGTGTGCAGCAAAAACACATCTACCTGTATTGGGGGTGCCTGTGCAATCAGCTATGTTATCTGGTGTTGATTCATTATTATCGATTGTACAAATGCCAGCAGGTATCCCTGTGGCTACTTTAGCCATTGGCAAGGCTGGCGCAGTAAATGCTGGCTTATTAGCCGCGAGCATATTAGGTAATAAATATCCAGAATATCACATAGCGTTAAAAGCTTATCGACAAAAACAAACAGAAACAGTATTAGCTAATTCTGATCCAAGAGTAGAGTAGAGGCGATCAATGAAAGTTGGGGTAATTGGTGGTGGTCAGTTAGGCCAAATGTTAGCACAAGCTGGGACTTCTTTAGGGATGAAGTTTAGTTTTTTAGACCCAGCCAAGGATGCTTGTGCAGCTTCACTAGGGCAACATATCTGTGCGGATTATGATGATAAACAAGCATTACGACAACTGGCAGAAGAGGTAGATGTAGTTACTTTTGAGTTTGAAAGTGTACCTGCTGAAACTGTAGCCTTTTTAAGTGATTTTGTACCTGTATACCCCAATGCAGAATCATTACGCATTGCTCGAGATCGTTGGTTCGAAAAAAGCTTATTTAAATCTTTGGATATTCCTACACCAGAGTTTGCTAATATTGAGTCACAAATGGATTTAGAGCAAGCAGTGTTAGAGATAGGTTTGCCAGCAGTATTGAAAACACGCACCCTTGGTTACGATGGCAAAGGTCAAAAAGTATTAAAACAACAAGCTGATGTTACTAATGCATTTGCCGAATTAGGTAATGTACCTTGTATTCTTGAGGGATTTGTCAACTTTTCAGGTGAAGTTTCTTTAATTGCTGTACGTGGACAAGATAAAGCGATACGTTTTTATCCTCTTGTGCATAATCAACATAACCAAGGCATTTTGCACCTTTCTATTGCTAGCGAGCAGCATCCTATGCAAGCTCTAGCAGAAAGTTATGTAGCTAAAGTGTTAGAAAAATTAAATTATGTAGGTGTTTTGGCATTTGAGTTTTTTGAAGTAGAAGATGGTTTAAAAGCCAATGAAATTGCACCACGCGTACATAATTCTGGGCATTGGACTATAGAAGGTTCCGTTGCTAGTCAATTTGAGAATCATTTAAGAGCTATTGCAGGGTTACCTTTAGGTTCTACTAAAAAGCGCGGTGAAAGCGCTATGTTGAATTTTATTGGTAGTATCCCTGCTAAAGAACAGGTATTAAGTATTGAGAACTGTCATTTACATGATTATAGCAAAGTATTTAAAGCAGGTCGTAAAGTAGGGCATGCTACTATTAACTGTAATAATATAAATGATTTAAAACAGATTGTTAGTCAAGTTGAAACATTAATTCAAGGGTAATTTAAGATGGTTAGTGGTTATTATCGTTTACTTCTAGCCATATTACTAATGTTGGTTTCATCTGTTAGTTTTGCATTGTCTTGTGTCGCTCCTCCAACATTAGCAGAGTATTTTAATAAAGCAGATGCTGTTTTTGTGGTAAAGGTTGAGTCGGTTATAGATAAAGGGTTACAAGCAGAGTTTGTTGTTGAGCAGGTTTATAAAGGAATAGTGCCTGAGTTAAATAAAATGATTATTAAACCCATGCCAGTCTGGTTTGATAATGTGTTTTTTAAAAAAGAACAACTCTATTTAGCTTTTTATAAAAAAGATGAGGCTCTTTTTTGGGGAGCTTGCTCAAAAAATATTATTTTATTAAATAATAAAAATGCAGGAAAGTTGGGTAAAATTATGTCCTTATATAAGGAAGCAATGGAGTTAGAGAAGGATTTATCTTTATAAACATGAGGCGTTAAGTGATTAAATTTTTAAAATTACTGATAATAAGTTTATCTATTATAGTTACTCATGTTTATGCTGAACCAGCAGAAACTGACTGGTTAGAATTAATGCCAAAACAAGATCAGCAAGCATTAGAAAATATGCCTGATTTGATAAGCCATGATACAGAAGAAGCGCCAGGAGTCTTTGAAGCTAAAGGTGGTTTAAAGCAAAGGGATAATTTACCTGCAGTTATGTATTCTAAAAATACAGTAGCTAGTTTAGAAGGTAAACAAATTAAGCTGGGTGGTTATCCTGTGCCGATTGCAAATAATCAACAAGGCCTAGTAACACAGTTATTTATAGTACCTTATCCAGGGGCTTGTATTCATGTGCCACCACCGCCTCCTAACCAAATAGTGTTAATTGATTACCCTCAAGGAATCCAGATTAATGATATTTATGAACCTATTTGGGTTATTGGGAAATTGCATATTGAACAAGTAACTAATGATTTAGCAGATGCGGTTTATACGATGCAAGCAGATAATGTGCGACTAGTACAGGAAAGAGATTTGTAAATGAATAAACCAACGCAATTAGCATTGAGCATTCATTTGGCAGATGATGTTACCTTTAGTAATTATTATGCAGGGAGTAATGCCGCTGCTTTAAATTATGTTGAGCGTTTATGTGACCCTGATGCAGGCTGGGTGGAGAGCTTAATTTATTTATGGGGTAGTAAAGGCGTTGGTTGTAGCCATTTATTACAAGCAGCTTGTTTACAGTTCCAACTAGCAGGGCGTAATGCCATCTATCTACCATTAACTGAGTTAGTTTGTTATACACCAGAAATTCTAGAAAATTTAGAACAATATGATTTAGTTTGTTTGGATGATCTGCAAGTAATAATTGACAATAAAGTTTGGCAAGAGGCTTTATTTCATCTATTTAATCGATTACGTGATAGCGGTAAATATTTGTTAATTGCTGCAGATAGATCGCCAAGGGAACTTAAACTTGAGTTGGCTGATTTACAATCAAGATTGACATTGGCGCTGGTTTTTCAATTACATACACTTTCTGATGAAGACAAATTAAAAGCTTTACAGCTAAGGGCGTCAGCAAGAGGTATCACATTATCTGATGAAGTAGGACGTTTTATTTTAGCCCGTGAAGAACGTAACTTAGCGAATTTGTTTCTGTTGTTAGATAAATTAGATAAAGCTTCTTTAGAAGCACGTCACAAGTTAACAATTCCTTTTGTTAAACAAGTATTAAATTGGTAAGATTACTTAATTAGCTCTAAAACATTTTCGGGTGGGCGACCAATTACGGCTTTGTTATCTACTACTAAAATAGGACGTTCTATTAACTTGGGATGCTTTACCATAGCATCAATTAAATTAGCTTCTGTTAACGAGTCGTTAGCTAAACCTAATTCTTTATATTCATCTTCGCCTGTACGTAGTAATTGGCGAGCAGAAATACCTAACTTGGACAATATTTCTTTAAGTGTGTTTTTGTCAGGTGGTGTTTCTAAGTAGTGAATGATAGTAGGTGTAATTGATTGTTCTTCAAGCAATGTGAGTGCTTGTCGCGATTTTGAGCAACGAGGATTGTGATAGAAAATATATTCAGTCATTAGTAAATGCCTTAATTATGTAGTGATTTAATGTATTTTAACGTGTGTATTTGTTAAGTTGTTTGAGAAGATGTTACAACTTATCTTAATAATTTGCCAAGATAAAGGTTGTTTATGCGGAAACATGTGGTTGATTTTTACGAATTTATCCGCTTTTTAGTGGTGCGATTTTTTGAAGATAGGGGAACCCAAAATGCTGGGTCATTAACTTATACAACACTTTTTGCTGTTGTACCAATTATGACTGTTGTATTCGTAATGATTTCTGGTATTCCTGCTTTTCAGGGAATTGAGATAAAAATACAAGAATATATTGTTAATAATTTCTTGCCTTCTGCTGGCGATAAGATTTTTGAATATATCAATGGATTTATTTCACAGGCTAGAAACTTAACATGGATAGGTATTATCTTTTTGATAGTAACTACCTTTATGATGTTAGTGACCATTGAATCAGCATTTAATACAATTTGGCGTGTACAAAAAGCACGGCATGGCTTGGCTCGTTTTTTATTATATTGGGCGTTATTAAGTTTGGGCCCTTTATTAATTGGTGCTAGTTTTGCTGCCAGTACTTATATTATGTCTCTGTCATTTTTTTCTAATACCGATGCTAATCCTTGGATTGCTGATATATTAAGGTTTGCACCTTTTATTGCAACGACTGGCGGCTTTACTTTGTTTTATGCAGCTATTCCAAATACACGTGTGCCTATTAG
This portion of the Entomomonas sp. E2T0 genome encodes:
- the purE gene encoding 5-(carboxyamino)imidazole ribonucleotide mutase is translated as MSALVGVIMGSKSDWATLCHTVTILEELKIPHEVKVISAHRTPDLLFEYAEQAEQRGLQVIIAGAGGAAHLPGMCAAKTHLPVLGVPVQSAMLSGVDSLLSIVQMPAGIPVATLAIGKAGAVNAGLLAASILGNKYPEYHIALKAYRQKQTETVLANSDPRVE
- a CDS encoding 5-(carboxyamino)imidazole ribonucleotide synthase, with amino-acid sequence MKVGVIGGGQLGQMLAQAGTSLGMKFSFLDPAKDACAASLGQHICADYDDKQALRQLAEEVDVVTFEFESVPAETVAFLSDFVPVYPNAESLRIARDRWFEKSLFKSLDIPTPEFANIESQMDLEQAVLEIGLPAVLKTRTLGYDGKGQKVLKQQADVTNAFAELGNVPCILEGFVNFSGEVSLIAVRGQDKAIRFYPLVHNQHNQGILHLSIASEQHPMQALAESYVAKVLEKLNYVGVLAFEFFEVEDGLKANEIAPRVHNSGHWTIEGSVASQFENHLRAIAGLPLGSTKKRGESAMLNFIGSIPAKEQVLSIENCHLHDYSKVFKAGRKVGHATINCNNINDLKQIVSQVETLIQG
- a CDS encoding DUF3299 domain-containing protein, which produces MIKFLKLLIISLSIIVTHVYAEPAETDWLELMPKQDQQALENMPDLISHDTEEAPGVFEAKGGLKQRDNLPAVMYSKNTVASLEGKQIKLGGYPVPIANNQQGLVTQLFIVPYPGACIHVPPPPPNQIVLIDYPQGIQINDIYEPIWVIGKLHIEQVTNDLADAVYTMQADNVRLVQERDL
- the hda gene encoding DnaA regulatory inactivator Hda, with amino-acid sequence MNKPTQLALSIHLADDVTFSNYYAGSNAAALNYVERLCDPDAGWVESLIYLWGSKGVGCSHLLQAACLQFQLAGRNAIYLPLTELVCYTPEILENLEQYDLVCLDDLQVIIDNKVWQEALFHLFNRLRDSGKYLLIAADRSPRELKLELADLQSRLTLALVFQLHTLSDEDKLKALQLRASARGITLSDEVGRFILAREERNLANLFLLLDKLDKASLEARHKLTIPFVKQVLNW
- the arsC gene encoding arsenate reductase (glutaredoxin) (This arsenate reductase requires both glutathione and glutaredoxin to convert arsenate to arsenite, after which the efflux transporter formed by ArsA and ArsB can extrude the arsenite from the cell, providing resistance.) gives rise to the protein MTEYIFYHNPRCSKSRQALTLLEEQSITPTIIHYLETPPDKNTLKEILSKLGISARQLLRTGEDEYKELGLANDSLTEANLIDAMVKHPKLIERPILVVDNKAVIGRPPENVLELIK